Part of the Babylonia areolata isolate BAREFJ2019XMU chromosome 4, ASM4173473v1, whole genome shotgun sequence genome, GACATGTTTCCTCCAGCCTTGTTTTcaaagacacactcactcacacctgcGCTCATGCTGACATATATACAGACCTCAATGAaagaacacgtgcacacacacacacacacacacacacacacacacacacacacacacacacacacacacacacacacacacactgtgatagatACGGACACTGAAgcggatacacacacacggcgcgcgcgcgtgcgcgtacatacACGGTACGCAAGCTTACATACGCAGAATTAGGTAAACCGTGTGAAACTGATTTTATTCACCATTTCAAAATAAATCATCTTTGTTTAGAAAACCATATGTGGTTCACAAAACAAATCCTGCTTCGGCGAAAATTAGGATGCAGTTCGATTTGACACAGTTCCTTTTGCACGCTTTTTGAAAcaatattcaaatgtgaaaattaacaaTTTTacaaaaatgtctacaatcaccactaCTTTTGACGGGACATTAGACAAAattcctctctccacacacacacacacacacacacacacacacacacacacacaacaagagagagagagagagagagagagagaggagttcctTTCTCAGTCAACCGCACTGGGCCTGCGGAATTAGTCTGTAAAAAGTCCTTTGAATTTCTCGTCCTCACAAGCACACTTTGGGAAGTTGCAGCAGGGTTGGTTCCAGGGCTGCCACATCATTCTCCACCAGGCGAACTGGGACGGGACCTCCTGGACACTGTCCTGGTGCTGCCTCACAGCCTTCAGGATGGCGGACACCACCTGGGGGTGTTCTTCAGCAGGGACTGGGGAGCTGGCGGTGGGGTCAGCGCTCAGGTCGTACAGTGTGGGGGGGTCCAGGTGGATGGCCTCGTTGCACTTAGCGGTGAAGTCTTTTGTGTTCGGGTCTGGTTCTCGGAACATCAGTTTCCACAGTGAGGTCCCTGTAAGGAATACACGATACAAGATGATACAACTTCAATTGTCCATTAAACATGGAATAGTCGTAATCGTCTTGAATTGTACATATATATTGACTGCTTGAAAGAGCACAACTTCGATTATAGTCATGCGCCCATGTATCAAACGCAAACTCATTTTTCATCTTCCTACCACCCCAATTTCAGCGCGCGCAGTTTTTGTAGCATTGCCCTCAAGCTCATTCCGCCCTCGTATTGCTATGTCGCAGTTCCAATCCCAGCAGACTAAAATGGTCTATCAATGATAGGCCGTCACGAGGCCAtacacctgaggagaccctgcactgttgcatTTTAGTTACATTGTGCCGTCTCAGTCATGAAAACACAAACTGGCCTATGTTTATTAATGCAATGCTATACTGAAGTCAAAACTGTGTGTTAATGTTTTCTCAGGAAAAGCATGAGTATGCATCTCCAATACATGCGCCTGTGCTGTCAGAAAAGGAATGCATGTTTGGGACTTTTGATTTTTGATGTTGTTTATCAGTGTAGAAAAAAAAGCCGGAAAAGCAGGAAAAagacccccaaaaaacagaagcAAGTGGAAgtgaaacacccacacacctaaaCGAGGGCGATACGTGACAGCATGCACGCTGTCCTGACAGTAGTGGAACAGGAACTCGTGAGGCgacaccctctcctcccctctcagtAGCGGTACCATGGAGACCCCGTCCACCACGTGACCaacagtgacgtcactgacatTGAGCAGCTCCGCCACGGTGGGCAAGACGTCCATCAAGCTGACCGGTTCCCTCACAACCACCCCTGCAGGCACGTGGCCGGGCCACCGGACAATGCCAGGAACTCGGAATGACCCTTCCGTTGACCCGTCTCCCTTGCCACCTGTGAGTGAGAAAAAATAGTTTTGAACAGATTTTACAATAATTGACCCATGCTCGTTAAAACTGTTATATTCAAGTTACAGTCGATATCTGGAACTGGTCATGTAAACGAATTTGAAGGAAGAGTGTCAGTCCACAAAGATGTACGTGGTACATTCCCACATCTTTTAATCAAGGATCGCGACTCGCGACTTGAAGTGATTGTATAAGCTACTTGCTGATACAGTGTTATTTTTGCTAAGATCTTGTGACTACATCAGTGAAAAGGAAGCCAATAAATGAAATATGACCCCGTctgtccactcccctctctctctctctctctctcacacacacacacaccacacacacgcgcgtgcgcgcacacacacacacacacacatgcacgattTCACTATCtgttttcacactcacacacgtacacacaagctcATACACACCAAACATTCATATGCCACATGTAAATGAACAAAgacgcacaaacatgcactcacacacaaatgcgtgttcacacaagagagagaaaaacggataAAATCAGAGAGCGGGTGTTCGGTGAATCAAAGTATGTGGTCAGATGAACACAATGTGACAATGGACTGAACTGCCTGCCACCTTACCGTTGAACAGACCATTGAAGCCTCCAGTCACCCTTCCCGTCAGATCTCGAGCTTGGGGAAGTGCCCCGTGGTCCGAGGTGAAGTAGACCAGCGTGTTGTCCACCATCCCCAACCGCTCCAACATCTCCATCAGCTGACCCACTCCCCAGTCCATCTCCTCCACAGCATCTCCGTACGGTCCGTGCGCTGACTGACCTCTGAACTCTGGGGCAGTGGCTAGGGCCGTGTGCACGTGTAACCAGGAGACCAGCAGGAGAAAAGGGGCGTGGTCTGCGTGGCGAGCCTGCAGGAATTCTTCACCCTCTTTCACCAGTTTCCGGGTCACACTTGGGAGGTGAATAGGTTGCTCCACGATGTCATAGTTTCTGAGTGAATCAGAATGGACGAGTTTCTGTTATCTTCTGGTGTGTTGTTTATTCACTAACTGAGGACTATGAATTATGTACATGTACGGCTTTCTCCCATGCACACTCAGTTTATATGACAGGCAACAGGCAGGCTTAAAAAATATATTCCCGACACCttgcatatgcacgcgcgcgcgcgcgcgcacacacacacacacacacacgataaatcAGATATCAAATACAAAAGTACTGACttacttctcaaggcctgactaagcgcgttgggctacgccgctggtcaggcatctgcttagcagatgtggtgtagcgtatatggatttgtccgaaagcagtgacgcctccttgagctactgatactgaaactgaaaactgacttaggaggaaaaagacgaagaaaaaaaatcagtacctGAACATGAAAGAATTGAGCAGTTTCAtgtagtagaatgaaaaaagggCAGTTCCAGTCAGCAGACAAGCAGCGGACAGCAGCAGAACTGCAGACCACAGATGAAGGTGGTGCCTGCGAACCAGGTAGATGGTGGTCAGCAGCACAAAGAGGAAGGAAAGGACAATCTGGAATGGCAAGTTGGGCAGAAGATGCACTGAAATGGACTTATAAGAGGTACTCGAATCACCGAAGTCTGGAATATTGGTGAGAGGGACGCCGTAGAAGTAGTCGAAGCCTTGgttcaaggggtgggggtggttggggtctGAGCGGTCCACGCTCCAACCTTGATGCCATTTACCTGGGGGGGGAACAGAGTAAATACAGTTATTTCATTCTGTATCTtccttgtccgtctgtctgtctctatctgtctgtctgcctgtctgtctgtctgtctgtctgtctccccctctctcttttttttctctctctctccctcgcacacaTATGAAACTTCTTCAGTGGAAAGACCTactatcaaaacaacaacaacaaactatgcaATGGTGACTTCTATAATTGATTACATATCTTTGCTGGTCTTTCTCGCTGAATATGATCTGAACAATTCTTGTTCATAACTTTCCTTGcgattgtatggtatggtgttgtttgGTGACCCATACATTCAGTGACTTAAATGTTTTGCTATTCCGTGTGCAGTGTCAGTTTACACACAACCATTTCTTATCAATCGTGCTTTCTTTTAACGATAGTGAGCAAGTCGACAAAAAATGCGTGAAGCAGTGAATacgtgtgaagggtgggggatgaGAACGTACCCAGAAAAGCAGTGCGGTACCCAGCTTTCTTGGCCACCTCTCCAATGGTAACTTCACTGGCTGGGAGGCCACATGATGCTGCCGTGAAGATAAACGCTCTGATATGATGTGATGCTATCATCCCTGTTGACAAAGAAGAATGGTTTTCGTTTATCTGAaaggtctctctgtgtgtatgtgtgtctgtgcttgtatcCACTgccaagaacacgcacacacataatatatatatatatatatatatatatatatatatatatttgtgtgtgtgtgtgtgtgtgtgtgtgtgtgtatacatatacatatatatatatatgtgtgtgtgtgatgctataaGCACTCTGACTgctcatctttaaaaaaacagcCAAAAAACCTTCCATTCACACGTTCTCCCACCAATTTCACCCTaatatattgttgtttgttttcctgttggcAATCATCTGCCTACAAATCATGGaatggaaaaaacacacacaaagaaacagaaaccgAACAGTAGACTGACCGTCATGCTTCATGTAACGAAGACTTACCAGATCTGATGGAATATCTGCCAGTCAAAAACGCTGCTCTACTGGGGGTACATATGGAAGCGGCAGCCACGTTGTGAGTCAGCTTCACCCCCTCAGCAGCCAGTCTGTCCAGGTGAGGGGTCCGGATGGTAGTGTTGCCAAAGCATCCAAGGTCACCGTAGCCAAGGTCATCGGCCACGATTAAGACCACGTTGGGTCTGGCAGCTTCGTTCAGAGAAGTAGCTCTGACAAGAACTGTCTTGACAAATATAGCTACCAGTAACAGATGCTTCTTTGGTCCCATGGTTTGTATCGGGGATGGATGCTGAATGCTTGACTGGTTAACTTTCCGTCAAACTGTTCGATAGTGAAATATACCAGCAAGACAATGTCTGTTGTCCGTTTCAGACCTCACCGATTTACTATATTATTGAACCACTGAGAGCGTCGCACTTGACAGCCAGTAGGTATAATTTTGATCTGTTAACAAGTGTGCTGTGTCTCCAATCTACTGTGGAAAAGTGAAAGGTCCAACTTTCGTTAAATAGCTGTTACGCTCATGTGTATCTTCTCCTTAATTTAGTGATTGAAACCAGTCGTGATGTTTTAAAtagaacaaaacgaaacagatATATGGATCGATTTATGACAGTTCGTTGCGCACACATTGAGTTAGTATTTGCAGGACATAT contains:
- the LOC143281444 gene encoding steryl-sulfatase-like, which gives rise to MGPKKHLLLVAIFVKTVLVRATSLNEAARPNVVLIVADDLGYGDLGCFGNTTIRTPHLDRLAAEGVKLTHNVAAASICTPSRAAFLTGRYSIRSGMIASHHIRAFIFTAASCGLPASEVTIGEVAKKAGYRTAFLGKWHQGWSVDRSDPNHPHPLNQGFDYFYGVPLTNIPDFGDSSTSYKSISVHLLPNLPFQIVLSFLFVLLTTIYLVRRHHLHLWSAVLLLSAACLLTGTALFSFYYMKLLNSFMFRNYDIVEQPIHLPSVTRKLVKEGEEFLQARHADHAPFLLLVSWLHVHTALATAPEFRGQSAHGPYGDAVEEMDWGVGQLMEMLERLGMVDNTLVYFTSDHGALPQARDLTGRVTGGFNGLFNGGKGDGSTEGSFRVPGIVRWPGHVPAGVVVREPVSLMDVLPTVAELLNVSDVTVGHVVDGVSMVPLLRGEERVSPHEFLFHYCQDSVHAVTYRPRLGTSLWKLMFREPDPNTKDFTAKCNEAIHLDPPTLYDLSADPTASSPVPAEEHPQVVSAILKAVRQHQDSVQEVPSQFAWWRMMWQPWNQPCCNFPKCACEDEKFKGLFTD